The nucleotide sequence aagaaagctaatggtatgttagcattcacagcaaaaggatttgagtctaggagcagggaggttctactgcagttgtacagggtcttggtgagaccacacctggagtattgcgtacagttttggtctcctaatctgaggaaagacattattgccatagagggagtacagagaaggttcaccagactgattcctgggatgtcaggactgtcttatgaagaaagactggatagacttggtttgtactctctagaatttaggagattgagaggggatcttatagaaacttacaaaattcttaaggggttggacaggctagatgcaggaagattgctcccgatgttggggaagtccaggacaaggggtccacagcttaaggataagggggaaatctttaaaaccgagatgaggagaactttttgcacacagagagtggtgaatctctggaactctctcccacagagggtagttgaggccacacagttcattggctatatttaagagggagttagatgtggcccttgtagctaaagggatcagggggtatggagagaaggcaggtacgggatactgagttggatgatcagccatgatcatattgaatggcgaatggtgcaggctcgaagggccgaatggcctctactcctgcacctaatttctatgtttctatgtaactccccCCGATCATCTCGTCCCCcgatccacccacccccccccccctccctcccagaagtccagaaccaggttaattcccgggatgacgggactgtcatatgctgagagaatggagcggctgtgggcttgtacactctgtggagtttagaaggatgagagggaatctcattgaaacatgtaagattattaagggtttggacacgctagaggcaggaaacatgttcccgatgttgggggagtccagaaccaggggccacgcacacacacacacacacacacacacacgcactcgcacacacactcgcgcacacacacacaccacacacaccacacacacacacacacacacacacacacacacacacacacacacacacacacacacacacacacacacacacacacacacacacacacacacacacacacacacacacacacacacacacacacaccacacacacacacaccacacacacacacacacacacacacacacactcacacacacacacacacacacacacacactctctctctctctctctctctctctctctctctctctatctaaagggccggccatttagaacggaggaaacacattttctcacagagagtggagagtctgtggaattttctgcctcagaggccggttctctgcagagaattctttcaagagagaggctcttaaagatagcgagagagagtcaggggatatggggagaaggcaggaacggggaactgattggggatgatcagccatgatcacattgaatgggcggtgctgggtggaagggccgaatggcctctactcctgcacctgttgtctattgtctattccccaCCCCCACAGGGCCCTGGTTTACCGGAAGAGCTACCTGTTCCGTGACGACTTTGACAATTGCTACATCACCGAACAGTTCATCCAGATCGACGTGATGAGGGCCAGAACTGGGAAAAAAACCGTGTTGCCGCTCAGCTACCAGGAGGCCAGTCGTTACATCCAGCCCTGTGagtgacaatacacaataggtgcaggagtagaggccattgggcccttcgagcctgcaccattagaaacatagaattaggtgcaggagtattcattcggcccttcgagcctgcaccgccattcaatatgatcatggctgatcatccaactcagtatcccatccctgccttctctccataccccctgatccccttagccacaagggccacatctaactccctcttaaatatagccaatgaactggcctcaactcgactaccctctgtggcagagagttccagagattcaccactctctgtgtgaaaaaagttcttctcatctcggttttttaaaggatttcccccttatccttaagctgtgaccccttgtcctggacttccccaacatcgggaacaatcttcctgcatctagcctgtccaaccccttaagaattttgtaagtttctataagatccccctctcaatctcctaaattctagagagtataaaccaagtctatccagtctttcttcataagacagtcctgacatcccgggaatcaatctggtgaaccgtctctgcactccctctatggcaataatgtccttcctcagttttgatcatggctgatcgtccccaatcaataatcactccactagccccctagagctctatctaactctctcttaaatccatccagtaatttggcctccactgccctctgtggcagggaattccacagactcacaactctctgggtgaaaaagtgtttcctcatctctgttctaaatggcttaccccttattcttaaactgtgtgtgtgtggcccctggttctggactcgcccatcaggaacatgtttcctgcctctagcgtgtccaaaaccttcataatcttatatgcttcaataagatgccccctcatccagttacagagaaaggttgaacaagttagggctttattctttggagcacagaaggttaaggggggacttgatagaggtctttaaaatgatgagagggatagacagagttgacgtggataagcttttcccattgagagtcgggaagatgcaaacaagaggacatgacttcagaattaagggacagaagtttgagggggaacctctttactcagagagtggtagctgtgtggaatgagcttccagtgaaggtggtggaggccggcaggttcgattttatcatttaaaaataaattggataggtatatggatgggaaaggaatggagggttatggtctgagatgggactaggtgagagtaagtgttcggcacggattagaagggccgaatggcctgtttccgtgctggaattgttatatggttatatggcactGGGGTCAGGGCCTGTTAAAACAGGCTCCACTAGGCAAGCAGTAgtcgttaaccatataacaattacagcacggaaacaggccatctcggccctacaagtctgtgccgaacaacttttttcccacctgcctgcactcataccataaccctccattcccttctcatccatatgcctatccaatttatttttaaatgataccaacgaacctgcctccaccacttccactggaagctcattccacaccgctaccactctctgagtaaagaagttccccctcatgttacccctaaacttctgtcccttaattctgaagtcatgtcctcttgtttgaatcttccctattctcaaagggaaaagcttgtccacatcaactctgtctatccctctcatcattttaaagacctctatcaaagtccccccttaaccttctgcgctccagagaataaagacctaacttgttcaacctatctctgtaacttagttgttgaaacccaggcaacattctagtaaatctcctctgtactctctctattttgttgacatccttcctataattgggcgaccaaaattgtacaccatactccagaattggcctcaccaatgccttgtacaattttaacattacatcccagcttctatactcaatgctctgatttataaaggccagcacaccaaaagctttcttttaccaccctatctatatgagattccaccttcaaggaactatgcacggttattcccagatccctctgttcaactgtattcttcaattccctaccatttaccatgtacgtcctattttgatttgtcctgccaaggtgtagcacctcacatttatcagcattaaactccatctgccatctttcagcccatttttccaaatggcctaaatcaccagactccagatttggtctcaccaatgccttgtacaattttaacattacatcccaacttctatactcaacgctcAATAGAGTTGTACAGGAAGGTGCACTAGGCCATCAGCCTGACTCTGCCCCCTCCACCAGGCTCGCTCTTCCTCACCGTATCAGAGAAGAAGAGATACCTGATCGGCTTTGTCCGTGTCCTACGCCAAGGAATCTCCATCCTGACCATCATCCTGGTGGACTACAGCGTCTTCTGGATCTTGGACATGGTCAGCTACCACCTACAGGTCGAGATTATCGCTCGCTGTGAGTGCGGGCCGCCGCTGgttcccgtccccgtccccgtccccctcaCCACCACCGCCGAACCCGCGCCACCTGCTCCCGCCTCTCCACGCTTCCGTTCGGTTTGGGACACGCAGCCCATCGAGAccgtgggatggcgggactgtcatacgaggaaagattgaaaagactcggcttgtattcactggagtttagaaggatgagtggggggtTTCTTataagagacatataaaattataaaaggactgtcatatgaggaaagattgaaaagactcggcttgtattcactggagtttagaaggatgagcggggggcTTCTTataagagacatataaaattataaaaggactgtcatatgaggaaagattgaaaagactcggcttgtattcactggagtttagaaggatgagtggggggatTCTTataagagacatataaaattataaaaggactgtcatatgaggaaagattgaaaagactaggcttgtattcactggagtttagaaggatgagtggggggaatcttatagaaacatataaaattataaggatctctcgcccctcccctccaccccctctccctgtcactcactggagtttagaaggatgaatgggattcatcttgtagaaacatataaaattataaaaggactggacaagctagatgcaggaataatgttcccaatgttgggcgagtccagaaccagggtccacacacacacacacagtcttagaataaaggggaggccatttaagactgaggtgaggagagactttttcgcccagagagttgtgtgagtctgtggaattccctgccacagagggcagtggaggccaagtcactggatggatctaagagagagttagatagagctctaggggctagtggagtcatggggagaaggcaggcacgggttattgattggggacgatcagccatgatcacaatgaatggcagtacaggctcgaagggccgaatggcctctactcctgcacctgttgtctatgtttctatgagtccagcgccgaccagcgatcacgtaTAAAACCACCAGGGGAATAGATCCTCTTGCCcagatcgacaatagacaataggtgcaggagtagaggccattcggcccttcgagccagcaccagcaccgccattcaatgtgatcatggctgatagaaacatagaaacatagaaattaggtgcaggagtaggccattcggcccttcgagcctgcaccgccatttaatatgatcatccaactcagtatcccgtacctgccttctctccataccccctgatccccttagccacaagggccacatctaactccctcttaaatatagccaatgaactggcctcaactaccctctgtggcagagagttccagagattcaccactctctgtgtgaaaaaagttctcctcatctcggttttaaaggatttcccccttatccttaagctgtgaccccttgtcctggacttccccaacatcgggaacaatcttcctgcatctagcctgtccaaccccttaagaattttgtaagtttctataagatcccctctcaatctcctaaactctagagagtataaaccaagtctatccagtctttcttcataagacagtcctgacatcccaggaatcagtctggtgaaccgtctctgcactccctctatggcaataatgtccttcctcagatcattgatcatccccaatcagtgccccgttcctgccttctcccccataacccctgactcccgcactaatctagaatctatctatctatctctgccttaaaaatatccactgacttggtgtcTGTAACCCCTGTAACCCTGCCCTCTACCTGTCTCTgtaacccctctctcccccccactcccccccctgcaGCTCCAGTGATTCTGGGCATCACGGTGAACGGTTCGGGCTACGCCTCGGACATTTACCGCAACGTGGTGTCAGCCTTCGACTCGGTGCAGAGCGGGAATGTCACGGTCATCTCACGCAAATGTTTCATCCGACCCTCCCCGCCCAACTTCAAGATATACACCCTCATCGgtcagtgtggggagggggagagggggaaacatagaaacatagaaattaggtgcaggagtaggccattcggcccttcgagcctgccccgccagttaatatgatcatggctgatcataaggggagagggggaatggagaaaggggggggaaagggggagaagggggggaggggagaggggagggggagaagagggggagaaggggggaaggggaggagaactctactcaacaacgtacctcggtgactgccaatcaccaaccccccccccccccggacacttataattatttattcaaatcgtttgttaTGTCccttttcaagggagatgctaaatgcatttcgttgtctctgtactgaacactgacaatgacaattaaattgaatctgaatctgaatctgaatctgaatctgaagggggggaaggggggagagggggagaagggggagaaaaaaaggggagaggagagaaggggggaggggggaggggggagggggggagggggggagtagagaaggtgggggaggggagaaggagtggggggggaggggaggaagggggagaaggaggggtggaggaggggagaggaggggggggaggggagagggggagggggagggagaagggggaggaggggagaaaagggggagagggagaagggggggggggggagggggggaagaagggagggggggggagggggggaggagaggggagaggaggggaggggaggagaggaggggagaggagaggaaggaagaggggaggggagaagggggaggaaaagggggggaggggaggggagggtgggggagaggaggggggtagggggagggagagaggagaaggggggtgggggaaggggtagaaggggggaggggtcaaGGTGGGGGTTTGGCAGGTGAGGGTGAatgggagatagaaacatagaaacctagaaattaggtgcaggagtaggccattgggcccttcgagcctgcaccgccattcaatatgatcatggctgatcatcaaactcagtatcccgtacctgccttctctccataccccctgatccccttagccacaagggccacatctaactccctcttaaatatagccaatgaagtggcctcaactaccctctgtgttgagagttccagagagattcaccactctctgcgtgcgataagagatggggaggtggggagaaagctgggaagaggggagagggggagaaggaggtgtGGGGGCATCAGCAGGATCTCCTGTgtgcgttctgtgctgcatctcggtggaaccagtctgttgctgaaggccgacacaaagtgccggagtaactcagcgggacgggcggcgtctgtggagcgaaggaatgggtgacgtttccgggtcgagaccctaaagggcctgtgcaAGTcggcagaaaaaaaaaatcacgcaagtgggacagggtcactAGAGATGACGCCCGTCCCGGCTGTTTGTtgccatcttcggtttaaagagGTGCTCCTCagtttgaccagtgtgtcacagagaggggggggctccgcagtttgaggggcAACCTCCCGACCGAGTCCACCTCCCCTGAGTTGACCGCTGAGCCTGTTCTCTTGCAGGAGTCTTGTATGGATGTATTTTCTTCATCGTCTTGTTTGGGGCCTACATCACACGGCTTCGACGATACGTCTGTTCCGTCTACTACCCATCCAGAGAGCGGGTAAGGGGGACAACTTTTACCATATTCGCttgccattattattattatagattattataggcaataggtgcaggagtagaggccatttggcccttcgagccagcaccagcaccgccattcaatgtgatcatggctgatcatccccaatcagtaccccgttcctgccttctcccccatatcccctgactctctctcgctatctttaagagccccatctagccctctcttgaaagcatccagagaaccggcctccaccgccctctgaggcagagaattccacagactcgccactctctgtgagaaaaagtgtttcctcgtctccgttttaaatggccgaccccttattcttaaactgtgtgtgtgtgtgtgtgtgtgtgtgtgtgtgtgtgtgtgtgtgtgtgtgtgtgtgtgtgtgtgtgtgtgtgtggcccctggttctggactcccccaacatcgggaacatgtttcctgcctctagcgtgtccaaacccttaacaatctcatatatgtttcaatgagattccctctcatccttctaaactccacagagtgtacaagcccacagccgctccattctctcagcatatgacagtcccgccatcccgggaattaacctggtgaacctacgctgggctccctcaatagcaagaatgtccttcctcaaattaggggaccaaaactgcacacaatactccaggtgtggtctcaccagggccctgtacaactgcagaaggacctctttgctcctatactcaactcctcttgttatgaaggccaacaggccattggctttcttcactgcctgctgtacctgcaaggcTTACTTTGATGTCCAGAACCTGTTATGGGCACAGGCCTGCGGACAGGATGGGGAatcataggaaacatagaaattatgaagAAAAGGCGGTGCAGGAGTACGtcaggaggccattcgggcccttcgagcctgcactatcTTTCGATTCAATAGGCCATcaggccatggctgatcattggtgTACTCAGTATTTGATGTCCGAAGCTGGCAGTTGGCCTGCcttctggagggagggagggaggagggaatggagggatccccctgatcccctcagccacaagggccagggatggagaactccctcttaaatggagagaggatagccaatgaactggatggagagagggagggatggaggaggagggagggactacCCTctgtgagggatggagagagttcCAGGGAGATTCACAgggactctctgtgtgaaaaaagttcttctcatcatctgggttggaggagggaaagggatttccccttatccttaagctgtgaccccttgtcctggacttccccaaacatcgggagagGGTTCCTGGGGATGGAGGCCTGTCCACACCCTTAaggagattttgtaagtttctagagataccctctcaatcttctaagggtCTGAGAGAGtccaaccaagtctatccaggtctttcttcagaagacagtcctgacatcccaggaatcagtctggtgaaccttctctgcactccctctatggcaataatgtccttcctcagatttggagaccaaaactgtacgcaatactccaggtgtggtctcaccaagaccctgtacaactgcagtagaacctccctgctcctatactcaaatccttttgcaatgaaagctaacataccattcgctttctttactgcctgctgcacatgcatgcctaccttcaatgactggtgtaccatgacacccaggtctcgttgcaatcTGCCCCCTGTTCCCAAtcgggccaccatttagataataagtcTTGGGTGAACGgaggtctctgcactccctctatggcaatagatGTCCTTCCAATTAGGGAGGGATGGAgcagatggagggagggatggacggagtcgaggggggagggagggagggatggagcgcaagggagtgcccggggaggg is from Leucoraja erinacea ecotype New England unplaced genomic scaffold, Leri_hhj_1 Leri_262S, whole genome shotgun sequence and encodes:
- the LOC129693323 gene encoding DC-STAMP domain-containing protein 2-like → ALVYRKSYLFRDDFDNCYITEQFIQIDVMRARTGKKTVLPLSYQEASRYIQPCSLFLTVSEKKRYLIGFVRVLRQGISILTIILVDYSVFWILDMVSYHLQVEIIARSPVILGITVNGSGYASDIYRNVVSAFDSVQSGNVTVISRKCFIRPSPPNFKIYTLIGVLYGCIFFIVLFGAYITRLRRYVCSVYYPSRERERICYLYNQIHSKRDSLIDALFKTVKRNSTDAGHTSFLLVLAARWRVFAWIAALTGTFQNYCMACGKIAEGEEYELFVPCITPGCKGFYCTDCYREMNNICTVCMGPRADRGDIDEEV